Proteins co-encoded in one Arachis hypogaea cultivar Tifrunner chromosome 13, arahy.Tifrunner.gnm2.J5K5, whole genome shotgun sequence genomic window:
- the LOC112735048 gene encoding uncharacterized protein: protein MKDPGSFQFPCIIGDISIEKALSDLEASINLMFLAMMKRMRIKEANPTRMALQLVDRTFKFPHGVVEDLLVKVGDLIFPADFIVLDMEEEANASIILGRPFLATAGAIIDVQKGELVLRLHEEKMVFNVFIAMSTQRSLLESV from the coding sequence AtgaaagatcctggaagctttcaATTCCCATGCATCATAGGAGACATTAGTATTGAGAAAGCATTGTCTGATCTGGAAGCTAGTATCAACCTTATGTTCTTAGCCATGATGAAGAGAATGAGAATTAAAGAGGCCAacccaacaagaatggcacttcaACTAGTAGACAGAACATTCAAGTTCCCTCATGGAGTAGTGGAGGACTTGTTGGTTAAGGTGGGTGACTTaatcttcccagcagattttaTAGTACTTGACATGGAAGAGGAAGCTAACGCATCAATCATATTAGGAAGGCCATTTTTGGCAACAGCTGGAGCTATAATTGATGTACAGAAAGGAGAATTAGTCTTAAGGCTTCATGAAGAAAAGATGGTATTCAATGTTTTTATTGCCATGAGTACCCAAAGGAGTCTATTAGAGAGTGTATGA